In a single window of the Melissococcus plutonius ATCC 35311 genome:
- a CDS encoding heavy metal translocating P-type ATPase has product MKLSNEHKAIVETIFCFIFMLIGFIIQKNQLSFYPVIFILAILIGGYKQTITGIEDIIQNKHLNVDLLMSLAAIGACIIGDWLEGAMLTFIFCLSNALEEYTTNKSQKEIKRLLSLKPQSAILKLADGQTKEVSISELTIGDVIQVPKGIVIPIDGIIQQGSTTINESAITGEAIPVEKKIGDEVLGGTLNVGQSITVTINKKNEDTTFAKIIQLVEEAQNTPSQTSTFIEKIEGIYVKCVLLLIPLVVLMMYFILHWSIEESFYRGIVLLVVASPCALVASATPATLAAISNDAKRGVLFKGGLFLENLASLKAIAFDKTGTLTKGTPIVTDTLFLDNQQEAIEIIYAIECHSIHPLAQAIVKYFEKEVQQVYENFEVNDITGYGMEAVINQKKWQVGKYNQDLLIDEATQLQVKQLQQEGKTVIFLSKEQQLVAIFALFDVPKKEANEVLTYLKSQNIHITMLTGDQQTTAETIAKILPIDTFYANCLPEEKTTLIQQQKKQYKINAMVGDGINDAPALANAAIGVAMGEGTDIAIDVADVVLMKNDLNNLKFSHMLSKKLKRIVIQNILFSSSVILLLILSNILQLINLPLGVVGHEGSTILVILNGLRLLKPISAK; this is encoded by the coding sequence ATGAAACTATCAAACGAGCATAAAGCAATAGTGGAAACTATTTTTTGTTTCATTTTTATGTTGATTGGATTCATTATACAAAAAAATCAGTTATCATTTTATCCAGTTATTTTTATATTAGCCATTCTGATCGGTGGATATAAACAGACAATTACAGGTATTGAGGATATTATTCAAAACAAACATTTAAATGTTGATTTACTTATGTCGCTAGCTGCTATCGGTGCTTGTATTATTGGTGATTGGCTTGAAGGAGCTATGCTAACTTTTATTTTTTGTTTAAGTAATGCACTTGAAGAATACACAACGAATAAAAGCCAAAAAGAAATCAAACGTTTATTAAGTTTAAAACCCCAATCTGCTATTCTAAAATTAGCTGATGGACAAACAAAAGAAGTCTCTATTTCTGAATTGACGATTGGTGATGTGATTCAGGTACCAAAGGGCATTGTCATTCCCATTGATGGTATTATTCAACAAGGAAGCACAACAATCAATGAATCTGCCATTACTGGAGAAGCCATTCCTGTAGAAAAAAAGATAGGTGATGAAGTATTAGGAGGCACATTGAATGTTGGTCAATCGATTACTGTTACAATCAATAAAAAAAATGAAGATACAACATTTGCTAAAATTATTCAATTGGTCGAAGAAGCTCAAAACACGCCTTCTCAAACTTCGACCTTTATAGAAAAAATTGAAGGTATCTATGTGAAGTGTGTTTTATTACTGATTCCCTTAGTAGTTTTAATGATGTATTTTATCCTACATTGGTCCATCGAAGAAAGTTTTTATCGTGGAATTGTTTTATTGGTTGTTGCCTCTCCATGTGCACTGGTTGCTTCAGCTACGCCAGCTACACTAGCAGCTATTTCAAATGATGCAAAACGTGGTGTCCTATTTAAAGGAGGGCTCTTTTTAGAAAACCTTGCCAGCCTTAAAGCAATTGCCTTTGACAAAACGGGTACATTAACTAAGGGAACTCCAATAGTTACTGATACGTTATTTTTGGACAATCAACAAGAAGCAATAGAAATTATTTATGCAATTGAATGTCATTCTATTCATCCGCTTGCACAAGCTATTGTTAAATATTTTGAAAAAGAAGTTCAGCAGGTTTATGAGAATTTTGAAGTAAATGATATTACAGGTTATGGTATGGAAGCAGTGATCAACCAAAAAAAATGGCAAGTTGGCAAATATAATCAAGATCTTTTGATTGATGAAGCAACACAACTACAGGTCAAACAACTTCAACAAGAAGGAAAAACGGTTATTTTTCTCTCTAAAGAGCAGCAACTGGTAGCCATTTTTGCATTATTTGATGTTCCTAAAAAAGAAGCCAATGAAGTGTTAACCTATTTAAAAAGTCAAAATATTCATATCACCATGTTAACAGGAGATCAACAAACTACAGCAGAAACCATTGCTAAAATTTTACCAATTGATACATTTTATGCAAATTGTCTACCAGAAGAAAAAACAACATTAATTCAACAACAAAAAAAACAATATAAGATAAATGCAATGGTTGGTGATGGCATTAATGATGCACCTGCTTTGGCAAATGCAGCTATTGGTGTTGCTATGGGTGAAGGAACAGATATTGCGATCGATGTAGCTGATGTAGTCCTTATGAAAAATGATTTAAACAATTTAAAATTTAGTCATATGTTATCAAAAAAACTCAAAAGAATTGTTATACAAAATATACTTTTTTCCAGTAGTGTTATTCTACTACTTATCTTATCTAACATACTGCAATTGATTAACTTACCCCTTGGTGTTGTTGGTCATGAAGGAAGTACAATTTTAGTCATTTTAAATGGATTACGTTTATTAAAACCAATTTCAGCAAAATAA
- the rpsT gene encoding 30S ribosomal protein S20, with amino-acid sequence MPNIESAIKRVRKNENANEQNSSQKNSMRTAIKKFEEAVTAGANNVDVLHKEAIKAIDMAETKGLIHKNKASHDKSRLSKKLVK; translated from the coding sequence ATGCCAAATATTGAATCTGCAATTAAACGTGTACGTAAAAACGAAAATGCAAATGAACAAAATTCATCTCAAAAAAATTCAATGCGTACAGCAATCAAAAAATTTGAAGAAGCTGTTACAGCAGGAGCCAACAATGTAGATGTTTTACATAAAGAAGCTATTAAAGCTATCGATATGGCAGAAACAAAAGGCTTGATTCATAAAAATAAAGCAAGCCATGACAAATCTCGTTTAAGTAAAAAATTAGTAAAATAA